CCCCTTTTTTTACGTTTGAAAGTGTATGTGCTTTGCTATCGAAATAGATTGGGGTTTTTTTACGCGCGTTAAACGCATattgcacacgggtcctcggtttctCGTCTTGTCCGAAAGAGTAGCAAACAAACCACCACTCACCTGCAACAGCTTCATGGCTGaataaacaagaagaagcagaaaacaccaaaaacgatgatgatcacgatgatggaggtggtggtggtgatgatgatgacgacgacgacgacgataaagatgatgatgatatgtttttgttattattttgaaGATGGTAAATACCACTAATCATTGTATAGTTTTGAAGATGGTAATTAACACTAATCACGACGATTTAATTCAGCAGAGAAATACAAATCTGACCACCACAATGCGAGGTGAAGATAACGATCTCGACGATGATTTTGTCGAGGACAGCAATGACGACAGTCATGTGAGGACAACGATGAAGATGACTGGGTagataacagcgacgacgaatAATGTGACCACCCAAAGGGTACGTTGGACTGCAACGACAGTGATGTTGATGACGGAATAAGTTAcaacgaccatgatgatgatgacgacgacgacgacgacggtgatgatgattatgaatgacagtgatgatgacagtgatgataatgatgatgaatgacggtgatgatgatgctgttgatgatggtggtgacgataatGGCAGATGTCAGACAAGGATAACAAGGACCTGGATCCGATCATCAAGGCTTTGGGGCAGATCAGAGACCCaggtcagtcatcacacacacagagttacacacacacacacacacatacgcgcgcgcgcgcacacacacacagatacagacacacacacactcagcaagtGCACGCGCTCCCAGAGGGAGATGTTTTCGTGTTGCGTTCAACCATATGTGCCCATCAGCAAGATAGTACGTTTATATTTATATgctttgcataaaaaaaaagagttgctgAATGGACAAAACGCTTCGTTCTAGATCTGGCGccatgagttttttttttctcttaattttATATATATCCACGTTTAAACGATGGATAACGACGTAGAAacagtgtcaatgtgtgtgtatgtgtatgtgtaagtatgtgtgtgtgtgtgtgtgtgtgtgtgattgcgtgcgtgtttgcgcgcgcgtttgtgtgcctgtgtctgtgtttaatttCTTTACGTTGTCCATCGTGTGTATATGATTACACCTGTCATATGAATAATTTCTTATCTGCAATACGTGGTGTGTGAAATGAGGGTGGATATTTATCATCTATTAGTATATACTCATATCGAAATAATCAACGCttggcacacacgacacacatgcacattaccTTTCACATTATGCACCTGAAACTGCgcaaagttggtttttttttcgttttctgtaCGATTTCAGAGGCCAGAAAACAAGTGAAGATAGAGGCCATGTCCCTGCGAAAGTTGCTGCCAAGGGAGAGCAGTCAGTACTACCGCTACAACGGCTCGCTTACCACCCCTGGCTGCTTCGAGAGCGTTGTGTGGACCATCTTTGCAAAGCCTTGCCCAATCTCCCACAGACAGGTATTTTATCTTGATATAttttgcacatgaaaaaaaaaaaaattaaatgaagacACTGTGAGAatgatgtagagagacagagactggagacacactcaaacacacacgcgcgcctgcgcgcttgcgcgcacacacacgatgctcacattcacacacatgggcgcgcgctcacgctcacgcacacatacacccccccctctAAAAtgacacaacaaaatacacagacacagactcaggcatgtagacacccccccccacacacacacacatatttatttgCGCACGcagtcacggacacacagacacacagacagacagacacacagacagacatcttaCATCTACACCTTAACCAGTTCGCATTATATTCATTTCCTCCTCATTAATTATCCCAGCTAGCTGCACAAGTCCAGTTACTACAGCCACTCCATCACCGgggcaaaacagacacacattcacgcaagcaggcaggcaggcacgttcgctcgcacacacacacacacacacacacacacacacgctcacacacacgcacacacacacacacacacgcacacgcacacgcacacacacacacgcacacacgcacacgcacacgcacacacacacgcacacgcacacacgcacacgcacacacgcacacacacacgcacacacacacgcacacacacacacaaacacacacacacacgtcatagtcactcctttcttcctccgtttttcttccttcccctctctgtagctttttaaaaaatttttaaaaggtaatcatcattatgattatcacgtgattatgatgatgataatgattattattattatgatttattcGTTTCATATCACtttaaagtggaaaaaaaacgtGGTATTGattacagctactactacttctgctgctgctactgttactactactactactactgataattagTATCTAtacagcgctaaatcttgtgcagagataaatcaaagcgctttcacaccagtcagtcaatcacacGCGTGCTGAACTCTGAactgaaaactactactactactactactactacgacaacgcCACATACGAACCTCACACCCCTAACGCGTAttcaccccgcctctctctctctcttctttttacagAAACTTCATAAATGGGGGCTcaaagctggtactccttaaaaagactacccttttagaattcagactataaacaagcgaaatattctcccactaatccgtagattaaagtgcaataaaggaatcatgatgcaaaagattatgacaggtaatgcaccaccaacattaatagacaaattttctgtaaattcatcaaggaatcccccccccccccaaagtccatatcccaattccaagaattgacttgttcaaatccagtctggtttactcaggcggcaccctatggaactcactcccagaaacaattaaacaacaccattgcccaaccacattgcctttcccaccttatgccataatgtgtaatgtaaatcgttcattttatcgatactgtttgtcaaatgtgtatggttgactgagaaccttcctcaccctctatcccccatcctGATGTCTAacgcggtgtgtgttgtgtgtgtttgtttctttgattttgttcttttttttttccctatgcattttactaacaccatgctagtgcctgtatgccatgtgtgtgtgtgtgtgtgtgtgtttgttgttttgttttgatttattcttttttttcttcctctattatgtatctctactaacaccatgctttcattttattaaatattgtgtagtgtagacccttttcagggcggggactggatgtaaaaaagcaacactagtgcttatctattatcctcgaaataaataatttgtcttgtcttgtcttgtcttgtctcattttCGCCTCCAGCTGCACAAGTTCAGACAATTACTTCAGCCACGTCACCGCAAGGGCGAGCACCGGACCAGAAGGTCGGCGCATGACGTCATCATGCCCGCCGCCACGCGGCGCCAGAAGCGACGCGAGCGTCGCGCGCACGAAGTTCTGGATGAGCTGGGTCTGTCAGCGGTGCAAAAGGACCGCTTCCGCCGCGAGCTGGTCCAAGATAAGGAAGAGGTAAAGTGTTTtggatgtcaacaacaacaacaacaacaacaaaaagattggGAATTGTTAGTTGCTGTTGTATTGTTCTAttttattgcgtgtgtgtgtgtgtgtgtgtgtgtgtgtgtgtgtgtgtgtgtgtgtgtgtgtgtgtgtgtaattatttgtgcgtttatgtgtgttgttttcttcggTTTgtgcctcttttctttttctttcttctactgcTTCATTTCTACCCACAAGTTtatacccccttccttccttccttccttccttccattgctTCATTTCTACCTACATGCATatacctctttcttttctttgttctatcgtttcctttctgtctgtatgtctgtaaccTCTTCCTTGCTTCCACTACTGCATTTCTACCTACATACGTATAACTCCCTTGTTTCCTTTAAATTGCTTCTTTTCGACTTGCACATGTCCACAACCTTGTCCTtcacccttctgtctctccccccccccgactttTTAATTtaattcaatttttgttttgttttgcgtctTCCAGTGAAAATAAGActcttacaaacaacaacaacaacaacaaaactatacaaacaacaacaacaacaacaaaaaaacaacaaccaatcctTCCATTTCACAGGGTGACACGCTGACTGCCAGGATAGACGAGCACAACGCGGGCGAGACGCACCGCCGAATGCTGGAGGCTGTTCACAGAACGCCAACAccccaggagaagaagaaggaggaggaggaggaggggaagaagaagaagacgaaggaaggTGAAAAAGACCTGCAAGCCAAGGTCGAGTACATCCAGAATAAACTCGTCAACAACTTCAGACCGGTCCAGCCCATCAACAGCCGTGTCGTTCTCCGGAGCTTCCCGGAAGTGCCCAAGACGCGTGCGGGTGGTGGGCATTCGCACAGCGCC
The sequence above is a segment of the Babylonia areolata isolate BAREFJ2019XMU chromosome 19, ASM4173473v1, whole genome shotgun sequence genome. Coding sequences within it:
- the LOC143293613 gene encoding carbonic anhydrase 14-like, whose protein sequence is MEATLAARMLAVCFVLMLFGTEGANAATWSYDGVNGPHYWHDLFPQACSGKHQSPIDIRPAKTKYDPSLNGFAIWYDPPRPGSTLVVSNSGHTVQVVTNGEFYVANGGLPYVYRTTQFHFHWGHAKHHGSEHLIDGMAFPLELHIVSYNSDLYSHISQAVTEKQGLAILAVMFEMSDKDNKDLDPIIKALGQIRDPEARKQVKIEAMSLRKLLPRESSQYYRYNGSLTTPGCFESVVWTIFAKPCPISHRQLHKFRQLLQPRHRKGEHRTRRSAHDVIMPAATRRQKRRERRAHEVLDELGLSAVQKDRFRRELVQDKEEGDTLTARIDEHNAGETHRRMLEAVHRTPTPQEKKKEEEEEGKKKKTKEGEKDLQAKVEYIQNKLVNNFRPVQPINSRVVLRSFPEVPKTRAGGGHSHSAAHRNQAANQNLQSHSKHGTSAGDIACVASGALLVFSYLVAFLL